A stretch of the Poseidonibacter parvus genome encodes the following:
- the nusA gene encoding transcription termination factor NusA produces the protein MDKIIDILDSIAYEKGLQIKDVENALKEALIKTAEKMVDETLRFDANIDRENKRLQLSQKIEVLAVGDEKLTGEVEDEYGNEMNAENFIDLDEAKEIDEDLEIGDFIDYDLEFENMGRNAATILHSNFEYRIQRFIEENLVGKYQDKIGKIVSGVVTRVDRQENTYIEIGEVKGMLQRKSRIKGEVFKVGDTVKAVVRGVNIDKTNGLLIDISRTSPKFLECLLALEVPELKDEKVTIEASARIPGSRAKIALTSIDPQIDPIGSVVGVKGVRISSVSFQLNGENIDCVEYSTIPEMFISRALSPAIISSVKIEKAPEGNEKGKAIVTIPSDQKSKAIGKSGLNIRLASMLTKYEIELVEIEGSTPTDEGNNKRNEERTTDTSSLEALFK, from the coding sequence ATGGACAAAATTATAGATATTTTAGACTCAATTGCATATGAAAAAGGTCTACAAATCAAAGATGTTGAGAATGCATTAAAAGAAGCATTGATTAAAACAGCAGAGAAAATGGTAGACGAAACATTAAGATTCGATGCAAATATAGATAGAGAAAATAAAAGATTACAATTATCACAAAAGATTGAAGTATTAGCAGTTGGAGATGAGAAACTAACTGGTGAAGTAGAAGATGAATACGGAAATGAAATGAATGCTGAAAACTTTATAGATTTAGATGAAGCAAAAGAGATTGATGAAGATTTAGAAATCGGTGATTTTATTGACTACGATTTAGAGTTTGAAAATATGGGAAGAAATGCAGCAACTATCTTACATAGTAATTTTGAATATAGAATACAAAGATTTATAGAAGAAAACCTAGTTGGAAAATATCAAGATAAAATAGGAAAAATTGTATCAGGTGTTGTTACAAGAGTAGATAGACAAGAAAACACTTATATTGAAATCGGTGAAGTTAAAGGTATGCTTCAACGAAAAAGTAGAATTAAAGGTGAAGTATTTAAAGTAGGAGATACTGTAAAAGCTGTTGTTCGTGGTGTTAATATTGATAAAACAAATGGTTTATTAATTGATATTTCAAGAACATCTCCTAAATTCTTAGAGTGTTTACTAGCTCTTGAAGTTCCTGAACTTAAAGACGAAAAAGTAACAATTGAAGCTAGTGCTAGAATTCCTGGATCTAGAGCAAAAATTGCATTAACAAGTATTGACCCTCAAATTGACCCAATTGGTTCAGTAGTTGGTGTAAAAGGTGTAAGAATTTCATCTGTATCATTCCAATTAAATGGTGAGAATATTGATTGTGTTGAATATTCTACTATTCCTGAAATGTTTATATCTCGTGCACTTTCACCTGCAATTATTTCATCTGTTAAAATTGAAAAAGCACCAGAAGGAAATGAAAAAGGTAAAGCAATTGTAACAATTCCAAGTGACCAAAAGTCAAAAGCAATTGGAAAATCTGGTTTAAATATAAGACTTGCTTCTATGCTTACTAAATATGAAATTGAACTTGTAGAAATTGAAGGTTCAACTCCTACTGATGAAGGTAATAATAAAAGAAATGAAGAAAGAACAACTGATACATCGTCATTAGAAGCGTTATTTAAATAA
- the mqnE gene encoding aminofutalosine synthase MqnE: MSIIEKLENNERLNYEDAIKLYDLDLFILAKYANRIREEKHGKKTYFNINRHINPTNICKDVCQFCAYSASRKNPLQYTLTHEEILEIVKTSSKKDIKEVHIVSAHNPNTGLQWYMDVFKKIKENFPSIHVKALTAAEIHFLSTEYNLTYEELIAKMIEHGIDSMPGGGAEIFDEKVRKKICGGKVTSQQWLDIHRTWHKAGKQSNATMLFGHVESREHRIDHMIRLRDLQDETGGFNAFIPLVYQTENNYLKIDAPLTGVEILKTYAIARIVLDNISNIKAYWATSTVKLALIAQEFGSNDVDGTIEKESIQSAAGATSAKGVALKEFVDLIRNTGFTPVERDSVYNELKTW, translated from the coding sequence ATGAGTATTATAGAAAAATTAGAAAACAATGAAAGATTAAATTACGAAGATGCCATTAAACTTTATGATTTAGATTTATTCATACTTGCAAAATATGCAAATAGAATAAGAGAAGAGAAACATGGTAAAAAAACATATTTCAATATTAATAGACATATAAACCCAACAAATATTTGTAAAGATGTTTGCCAATTTTGTGCTTATAGTGCAAGTAGAAAAAACCCTTTACAATATACATTAACACATGAAGAGATTTTAGAAATTGTAAAAACTTCATCAAAAAAGGATATTAAAGAAGTACATATTGTATCAGCACATAATCCAAATACTGGCTTACAATGGTATATGGATGTATTTAAAAAGATAAAAGAAAACTTTCCATCAATTCATGTAAAAGCTTTAACAGCTGCTGAGATTCATTTTTTAAGTACAGAGTATAATCTTACATATGAAGAATTGATTGCAAAAATGATTGAGCATGGAATTGATTCAATGCCAGGTGGTGGAGCTGAAATTTTTGACGAAAAAGTACGTAAAAAAATCTGTGGAGGAAAAGTTACTTCACAACAATGGTTAGATATTCATAGAACTTGGCATAAAGCTGGGAAACAAAGTAATGCTACTATGCTTTTTGGACACGTTGAAAGTAGAGAACATAGAATTGATCATATGATTAGACTTCGTGATTTACAAGATGAAACAGGAGGTTTTAATGCCTTTATTCCACTTGTATATCAAACAGAAAACAATTACTTAAAAATTGATGCACCATTAACAGGTGTTGAAATTTTAAAAACTTATGCAATCGCAAGAATTGTTTTAGATAATATTTCAAACATCAAAGCATATTGGGCAACTTCAACTGTAAAACTTGCTTTAATAGCACAAGAATTTGGCTCAAACGATGTAGATGGTACAATTGAAAAAGAATCAATTCAAAGTGCTGCAGGAGCAACAAGTGCAAAAGGAGTTGCATTAAAAGAGTTTGTTGACTTAATAAGAAATACTGGATTTACTCCTGTTGAGAGAGACTCTGTTTATAATGAACTAAAAACTTGGTAA
- a CDS encoding lysophospholipid acyltransferase family protein: MKKYFKLNILPYILYFLVKFIYSTNKKVFHHSKVSSDEAFIFVAWHGDLLAQPTNYFKFRPNGNVKAMISHNKDGEIIAKIYALLGTGLIRGSSSKGAAKALISTIKEIKNGCDVALTPDGPRGPRYTIADGVVAIAKKSNAKIIVLNSKPSKYWQFNSWDKFVLPKPFGRIDFYLSEPYSIEGLEFDEAKEFIKDKMMINAMS, from the coding sequence ATGAAAAAATATTTTAAGTTAAATATTTTACCTTATATACTTTACTTTTTAGTAAAATTCATTTATTCTACAAACAAAAAAGTTTTTCATCACTCTAAAGTTAGCAGTGATGAAGCTTTTATCTTTGTTGCTTGGCATGGCGATTTGCTAGCACAACCTACAAATTACTTTAAATTCAGACCCAATGGAAATGTAAAAGCAATGATTAGTCATAATAAAGATGGCGAAATAATTGCAAAAATATATGCTCTTTTAGGAACTGGATTAATTAGAGGTTCATCTTCTAAAGGTGCGGCTAAAGCTTTAATTAGTACAATAAAAGAAATAAAAAATGGTTGTGATGTTGCACTTACTCCTGATGGCCCAAGAGGTCCTAGGTATACTATTGCAGATGGTGTTGTAGCAATTGCCAAGAAAAGTAATGCTAAAATTATTGTATTAAACTCAAAACCCTCAAAATATTGGCAGTTTAATTCTTGGGATAAATTTGTTTTACCAAAACCTTTTGGAAGAATTGACTTTTATTTATCTGAACCTTATAGTATTGAAGGTTTAGAATTTGATGAAGCGAAAGAGTTTATAAAAGATAAGATGATGATAAATGCAATGTCTTAA
- a CDS encoding HP0268 family nuclease — protein sequence MELLFARTELSEKPKKVQLDKIKEDLQKDGEKIFYFDRDNSHKDMMALVDALEDEGVNVYFREVKYGLADDEYMYEVHAL from the coding sequence ATGGAATTATTATTTGCAAGAACTGAATTAAGTGAAAAACCTAAAAAAGTCCAACTAGATAAGATTAAAGAAGATTTACAAAAAGATGGTGAAAAAATATTCTATTTTGATAGAGATAATTCACATAAAGACATGATGGCATTAGTTGATGCTTTAGAAGATGAAGGTGTGAACGTATATTTTAGAGAAGTAAAATATGGATTAGCTGATGATGAGTATATGTATGAGGTTCATGCACTTTAA
- a CDS encoding YbfB/YjiJ family MFS transporter, whose product MSSFNLLDKNNNFNILLAGIIGLFIGVGVARFSYTSLLPSMLEDQTLSLTFSGVLASLNYVGYLSGSIFAIFIKDINTKVKYFRIGTVLCILTTLIMGITTNDILWSIGRIIAGFGSAMALVVGAAIVMTKLDFEDKTKAMGIYFSGIGIALASSDIISRFILSISSWQTSWIVLTIIGALVTFYPLYILSFDKQIASSNEKHPLNKSLFSPFVIILIAAYFTEGVGFVIQGTFLPTILKSISGLEAVAGLSWLLVGLAGIPAAIIWMKLAHKYGSINIIIIAMSIQIVGILIPTMTTNMYLNLFCGILYGGTFTGLVALFMNLGGKLAGKNPVMLMGALTTAYGIGQVTAPLYAVSLTDWTGNYDYALYVTAAIVFSGVLMLLGAKKFKSYVS is encoded by the coding sequence ATGAGTAGTTTTAATTTATTAGATAAAAACAATAATTTCAATATTTTATTAGCAGGAATAATTGGACTCTTTATTGGAGTTGGAGTTGCAAGGTTTTCATATACTTCGCTTCTTCCTTCAATGCTTGAAGACCAAACTTTGTCTTTAACTTTTTCAGGAGTTTTGGCTTCTTTGAATTATGTTGGATATTTATCAGGTTCAATTTTTGCTATTTTTATAAAAGATATTAATACAAAAGTTAAATATTTTAGAATAGGTACAGTTCTTTGTATTTTAACAACTTTAATTATGGGTATTACAACAAATGATATTTTATGGTCAATAGGTCGTATTATTGCAGGCTTTGGTTCAGCTATGGCTTTAGTTGTTGGTGCTGCTATTGTAATGACTAAATTAGATTTCGAAGATAAAACAAAAGCAATGGGAATATACTTTTCAGGTATTGGAATTGCCTTGGCTTCTTCTGATATTATAAGTAGATTTATTTTATCTATTTCTTCTTGGCAAACATCATGGATTGTTTTAACTATTATAGGTGCACTTGTGACTTTTTATCCTTTGTATATATTATCTTTTGATAAGCAAATAGCTTCTAGTAATGAAAAACATCCATTAAATAAATCTTTATTTTCACCCTTTGTTATAATATTAATTGCAGCATATTTTACAGAAGGTGTTGGGTTTGTAATTCAAGGAACTTTTCTTCCAACTATTTTAAAATCAATTTCAGGTTTAGAAGCAGTTGCTGGTTTATCTTGGTTACTAGTTGGACTTGCTGGAATTCCTGCTGCAATTATTTGGATGAAACTTGCACATAAATATGGAAGTATAAATATAATTATAATTGCAATGTCTATACAAATAGTTGGAATATTAATACCTACAATGACTACAAATATGTATTTAAACTTATTTTGTGGAATTTTATACGGTGGAACGTTTACTGGACTTGTTGCACTATTTATGAACTTAGGTGGTAAATTAGCTGGAAAGAATCCAGTTATGCTTATGGGAGCACTTACAACTGCATATGGAATAGGTCAAGTTACTGCTCCTTTATATGCTGTTAGTTTAACTGATTGGACTGGAAATTATGATTATGCTTTATATGTAACTGCAGCTATTGTATTTTCTGGAGTTTTAATGCTTTTAGGTGCAAAAAAATTTAAAAGTTATGTTTCGTAA
- the miaB gene encoding tRNA (N6-isopentenyl adenosine(37)-C2)-methylthiotransferase MiaB yields MSSNKKLFIQTLGCQMNDTDSQHIAAELEKHKDYSQTDKMEDADLIIINTCSVREKPVQKLFSEIGQFNKKKKDGAKIGVCGCTASHLGRDIIKRAPYVDFVVGARNISKIKDVVDVKGSVEISIDHDESTYEFATAKTNKYRASVNISIGCDKKCTYCIVPSTRGEEISIPIEMIVDQVQKSVDLGAVEVMLLGQNVNSYGRRFSDGREKSTFTKLLQEVSKVEGLERIRFTSPHPLHMDDDFIEEFARNKKISRCIHMPLQSGSTEILKAMKRGYTKEWFINRATKLRSLVPDLRITTDIIVAFPGETQEDYEDTLDVVNQVKFDQIFNFKYSPRPGTEALNMKEKEVPDEIGSKRLIDLIELHKRHLEAVMPSYVGQTLNVLVESLKPNGEVCGFTDNYLQVFTSGSDSLLGKFVNVKITSNTRTSLKGEIVE; encoded by the coding sequence ATGAGTTCAAATAAAAAACTATTTATTCAAACACTTGGTTGTCAAATGAATGACACAGATAGTCAACATATCGCAGCTGAGTTAGAAAAACATAAAGATTATTCACAAACTGATAAAATGGAAGATGCTGATTTAATTATCATAAATACATGTTCTGTAAGAGAAAAACCAGTTCAGAAACTATTTTCTGAAATTGGTCAGTTTAATAAAAAGAAAAAAGATGGAGCTAAAATAGGTGTTTGTGGTTGTACGGCATCTCATCTTGGTAGAGATATTATCAAAAGAGCTCCATATGTTGATTTTGTTGTAGGTGCAAGAAATATTTCTAAAATTAAAGATGTTGTTGATGTAAAAGGTTCAGTTGAAATCAGTATTGACCATGATGAATCAACATACGAATTTGCAACTGCAAAAACAAATAAATACAGAGCAAGTGTAAATATCTCAATTGGTTGTGATAAAAAGTGTACTTACTGTATCGTTCCTAGTACACGTGGTGAAGAGATTTCTATACCTATTGAAATGATTGTTGACCAAGTTCAAAAATCAGTTGATTTAGGTGCTGTTGAAGTTATGCTTCTAGGGCAAAATGTAAACTCTTATGGAAGAAGATTTTCAGATGGTAGAGAAAAATCAACTTTTACTAAACTTTTACAAGAAGTTTCAAAAGTTGAAGGTTTAGAGCGAATTAGATTCACATCTCCTCATCCTTTGCATATGGATGATGATTTTATTGAAGAGTTTGCAAGAAATAAAAAAATATCTAGATGTATTCATATGCCATTACAAAGTGGTTCAACTGAAATTTTAAAAGCAATGAAGCGTGGATATACAAAAGAGTGGTTTATAAACAGAGCTACAAAATTAAGATCACTAGTTCCTGATTTAAGAATTACAACTGATATTATTGTTGCATTTCCAGGAGAAACGCAAGAAGATTATGAAGATACTTTAGATGTTGTAAATCAAGTAAAATTTGATCAAATTTTCAACTTTAAATATTCTCCTAGACCTGGAACTGAAGCTCTTAATATGAAAGAAAAAGAAGTTCCTGATGAAATTGGAAGCAAAAGATTAATTGATTTAATCGAATTACACAAAAGACATTTAGAAGCTGTAATGCCATCTTATGTTGGACAAACTTTAAACGTATTAGTTGAAAGTTTAAAACCAAATGGTGAAGTTTGTGGGTTCACTGATAATTACTTACAAGTATTTACAAGTGGAAGTGATTCTTTACTTGGAAAATTTGTAAATGTTAAAATTACATCAAATACTAGAACTTCACTTAAAGGTGAAATTGTAGAGTAA
- a CDS encoding aminotransferase class I/II-fold pyridoxal phosphate-dependent enzyme, translated as MYSKELSSIKKSNRFRTREIFSKDIIDLASNDYLGLSTNKDIFQKAYERVLKEQYTSPKASMLVNGYNQIHKDFEDLLCKTNKFQAGVAVGSGFLANIAMIEALCRKNDTLFIDEDYHASGILATKLLKPEQVVVFKHNDSLDLENKILQNTRSGRNIVAIEGVYSMGGDLAPIELFHIQEKYNTLLLVDEAHSSGVIGDNLLGIFDHYKIKPNKYHIKMGTLGKAYGSYGAYILASNEIIDFLVNRAKPIIYSTAPSLFDIALGFESLKYIIENKKTLKEKINENLTIIRTILGIKSNSLIIPIDIGDNKKVKQIQAVLQEKSYLVGAIRQPTVKSAIIRLIAKIDINENDLTKVCQVLKELK; from the coding sequence TTGTATTCAAAAGAACTATCATCTATCAAAAAATCAAATCGTTTTAGAACTCGAGAAATATTTTCAAAAGATATAATTGATCTTGCATCAAATGATTATTTAGGCTTATCTACGAATAAAGATATTTTCCAAAAAGCTTATGAAAGAGTACTAAAAGAGCAATACACTTCACCAAAAGCTTCTATGCTTGTAAATGGCTACAATCAAATTCATAAAGATTTTGAAGATCTTTTATGTAAAACAAATAAGTTTCAAGCAGGTGTAGCTGTTGGTTCTGGATTTCTAGCAAACATTGCAATGATTGAAGCATTATGTAGAAAAAATGATACTTTATTTATTGATGAAGATTATCATGCAAGTGGAATACTTGCCACTAAACTTTTAAAACCAGAACAAGTAGTTGTATTTAAACATAATGATTCACTTGACTTAGAAAATAAAATTTTACAAAACACTAGAAGTGGTAGAAATATCGTAGCAATTGAAGGTGTTTATTCTATGGGTGGAGATTTAGCACCCATAGAATTATTTCATATTCAAGAAAAATATAATACCCTACTTTTAGTTGATGAAGCTCATAGTTCAGGTGTAATTGGCGATAATTTACTAGGTATATTTGACCATTATAAAATTAAACCTAATAAGTATCATATTAAAATGGGCACACTTGGTAAAGCTTATGGCTCTTATGGTGCATATATATTAGCTTCAAATGAAATCATAGATTTTTTAGTAAATAGAGCAAAGCCAATAATTTACTCAACTGCTCCTTCCCTTTTTGATATAGCACTAGGCTTTGAATCATTAAAATATATAATTGAAAATAAAAAAACTCTAAAAGAAAAGATAAATGAGAATTTAACTATTATACGTACTATATTAGGTATAAAATCTAATAGTTTAATTATCCCTATTGATATAGGTGATAATAAAAAAGTAAAACAAATACAAGCTGTTTTACAAGAAAAATCATACCTAGTTGGTGCAATTAGACAACCGACTGTTAAAAGTGCGATTATACGGCTAATTGCAAAAATAGATATTAATGAAAATGACTTAACCAAGGTATGTCAAGTTTTAAAGGAATTAAAATGA
- a CDS encoding carbonic anhydrase, protein MIINDLVKGNKKFREVNFPRFQGNIKELVEHGQKPEILFVGCSDSRITPDLMLDTKPGDMFILRNVGNFVPPYSPDEDYHGSSAAIEYAVSVLGVKHIIICGHSHCGACKSLYKDIGDSPDLIHVKKWLELGKRAKEYTLLAIQDKSDKEKLYRATERISVVHQLENLLTFPDVERKIKSGELQIHGWYYRIEDGTLESYDGEKCSFVPLMEDNYGK, encoded by the coding sequence ATGATAATAAATGATTTAGTAAAAGGTAATAAAAAATTTAGAGAAGTTAACTTTCCTAGATTTCAAGGAAATATTAAAGAGCTAGTTGAACATGGACAAAAACCAGAAATTCTTTTTGTAGGATGTAGTGATAGTAGAATTACACCTGATTTAATGCTTGATACAAAGCCTGGAGATATGTTTATTTTAAGAAATGTAGGAAACTTTGTTCCTCCATATAGTCCTGATGAAGATTACCATGGTAGCTCAGCTGCAATTGAATACGCAGTTTCAGTTTTAGGAGTTAAACATATTATTATTTGTGGTCATTCACATTGTGGTGCTTGTAAAAGTTTATACAAAGATATAGGTGATTCACCTGATTTAATTCACGTAAAGAAATGGTTAGAACTTGGTAAGAGAGCTAAAGAATATACACTTTTAGCAATTCAAGATAAAAGTGATAAAGAGAAATTATATAGAGCAACTGAGAGAATTTCAGTAGTCCATCAATTAGAAAACTTACTTACATTTCCAGATGTTGAAAGAAAAATAAAAAGTGGTGAATTACAAATTCACGGCTGGTATTATAGAATAGAAGATGGTACATTAGAGTCTTATGATGGAGAAAAATGTTCATTTGTTCCATTAATGGAAGATAATTATGGAAAATAA
- a CDS encoding AraC family transcriptional regulator, whose translation MIENTNNRIFKIPQLSYLELKYSTRFFECPQKHYHNMICIIGLKEGRAKFIVNDKELILKEKRLIIINPNEVHYSICDDENKDYYVIYIQRDWYKNLQNQLFDTKDIIALSNIIDDLDLNKEFFELFNILYEKSDVIKKELELLTFLKNIFNKYVSEKTFLKIDETTKIAKDFKEYVEKNISSKLTLTSISKELKVSPYHIIRICNQDFGLSANAYIVNKRVHRAKKLISQGVDISEAAVEVGFYDQSHLTNVFKKVFALTPKAYQNDINKSRKKEKDE comes from the coding sequence ATGATAGAAAATACAAATAACAGAATTTTTAAAATACCCCAACTTTCATATCTAGAGTTAAAATACAGTACAAGATTTTTTGAATGTCCACAAAAACATTATCATAATATGATATGTATAATAGGATTAAAAGAAGGTAGAGCAAAATTTATTGTTAATGATAAAGAACTTATTTTAAAAGAAAAGAGATTAATTATTATTAATCCAAATGAAGTTCATTATTCAATTTGTGATGATGAAAACAAAGATTATTATGTGATTTATATTCAAAGAGATTGGTATAAAAATTTGCAAAATCAATTATTTGACACAAAAGACATTATTGCCTTATCAAATATAATAGATGACTTGGATTTAAATAAAGAGTTTTTTGAATTATTTAATATATTATATGAGAAAAGTGATGTAATAAAAAAAGAGTTAGAATTGTTAACTTTTTTGAAAAATATTTTTAATAAATATGTTTCTGAAAAAACATTTTTAAAAATTGATGAAACAACAAAAATTGCAAAAGATTTTAAAGAATATGTTGAAAAAAACATTTCATCAAAATTGACATTAACTAGTATTTCAAAAGAGTTAAAAGTGAGTCCCTATCATATTATACGAATTTGCAACCAAGATTTTGGATTATCAGCTAATGCTTATATTGTAAACAAAAGAGTTCATAGAGCAAAAAAATTAATTAGCCAAGGTGTCGATATTTCAGAAGCTGCTGTTGAAGTAGGTTTTTATGATCAAAGTCATTTAACAAATGTATTTAAAAAAGTTTTTGCATTAACACCAAAAGCATATCAAAATGATATAAATAAAAGTAGAAAAAAGGAAAAAGATGAGTAG